A region of the Candidatus Zixiibacteriota bacterium genome:
GCTGGCAGGCTGCAGTAACGATCCTGGCCCGGTTGGCACTCCGGTCAATGATTCTCAGGCAGGGCTCCATCAGGCGGGGGTGCCGTCCGATGCGACCATCAACTCCGCGAAATTCTACGTGCATGCGACGGCGACCGATTCGCTGGGGATAGACGTCCACCGGATTACCAGCGCCTGGACTGAGAACACCGTATCCTGGAATAATATCGGTGCCGCATATGCCCCCACGCCGGTAGCAACTTTGTTAGCCGTGGACACCGGTTGTTACTCGGTGGATGTCACCAGCGAGGCGCAGGGCTGGCTTTCGAGCTCCATTGAAAACCTCGGCTTTGCTCTGTTGCCCGGTCAGGGTTACACCGCGTTTGCCAATTTCAACAGCCGTGAGGCGGCCGCAGCGAAGCCGTTTCTCGAAGTCTGCTATACAACTTGGGAGGGGACATCGTGCGATACGTTTCTCGCAGTGGCCGACGCCCACATCTTCTCCGCTCTGCCTGATAACAACGCGGGCATGCTGCCGCTGCTCATCGTGCAGCGACAACCTCTTTCGGGATCGGTTTTCAAGACCTTGATTCGTTTCGACTTTGAGGTCGAATTCCGGTACAGCTCGATAGGCGACCGGGTTTGGAATGATCGGAACGCCGATGGTCTTCAGTCCGACGCCGAGCCCGGCCTGGCTGGAGTTTCGGTCAAGCTGTTCGACTGTCAGGACAATCTCATAGCGTCGAGCACCACCGACGAGCAGGGCCTCTACCACTTTGAGTCGGTGATGGCCGGTTCATACTATCTTGTGTTTGTTCGGCCGGACGGCTATTTCTTCACGCTTCAGGACAGCGGCTCGGATGATGCCCTCGACAGCGACGTTGACCCCTCTCTCGGCCGCACGCTCTGTTTCACGCTCTTGCCGGAACAGGAGGTCAGCGGCTGGGACGCCGGCCTGTACACCGCGTCCGAGTCCTGTACTTACAGCAAGGGTTACTGGAAGAACCACGCCGGATTCGGCCCGCAGGATGATGTCGTCACGCCGCTGCTGCCGCTCTGGCTCGGCCTCGCTGACAGCACAAATAGTTTGGCAATCGCCGACGCGCAAACTGCTGTCGATGTGCTCTCTCAAAACGTATACGGTGACCCGAGCAACGGTATTACCAAACTGTACGCGCAGTTGTTGGCCGCTAAGCTGAATATTGCCAATGGTGCCGACCCGGCGGATATCGCCCAGACAGTAGGCGATGCCGACTCTTTCCTGGGGTCGCACGATTGGACGGCGTGGGAAACAATTGATATCGAGCAGCGCCGGATTGTGCTCGGCTGGAAGGACCTGCTTGACCAATACAATAACGGCCTGATCGGCCCCGGCCACTGCGACAGTGATGACGACGATTCAGATGACGGCGACGACTCTGACACCGGCGACGACGATTCTGGCACCGGCGATGCCGGCGACTTTGGTGGCGACGAGTCCAACGTCGGCGAAGGCATCTATTAACCGTAGGGCAGAATCCCTGGGTCGTTCGCGGGAGCGAACGACCGGCGATTCTGCCATCGTGCGCGGCAGAGCCTGCCCCGGGCTTGATCCGGGGGCCTCGTCTGCCCGTTCAGCAAATCCCAGGGGCAGACGGGAGGTCTGCCGCCCACAATACCCCGTCACCGGTTGTCCAATGAGGCCCAGAGATACCAGCAGGCGATGGTCCGGTACGGGCGCCAACGGTCACCAAAAGTCTCGAAATCTGTTTTGGAGCGATTAACCCCGTAGAGTTTGCAGATCGCCTTCTGAATTCCGAGATCGCCACCGGCGAATACGTCCAGCCTGCCCAGCGTGAACATCAGATACATCTGCGCGCTCCATGGCCCCATCCCCTTTACCTGGGTGATCGCCTCGGCCACCTGTTCGTCGCTCATCCGGCGAAACGCGCGGATGTTCAACTTTCCCGAAT
Encoded here:
- a CDS encoding SdrD B-like domain-containing protein → MNTRLLTVLCAAGLYLLAGCSNDPGPVGTPVNDSQAGLHQAGVPSDATINSAKFYVHATATDSLGIDVHRITSAWTENTVSWNNIGAAYAPTPVATLLAVDTGCYSVDVTSEAQGWLSSSIENLGFALLPGQGYTAFANFNSREAAAAKPFLEVCYTTWEGTSCDTFLAVADAHIFSALPDNNAGMLPLLIVQRQPLSGSVFKTLIRFDFEVEFRYSSIGDRVWNDRNADGLQSDAEPGLAGVSVKLFDCQDNLIASSTTDEQGLYHFESVMAGSYYLVFVRPDGYFFTLQDSGSDDALDSDVDPSLGRTLCFTLLPEQEVSGWDAGLYTASESCTYSKGYWKNHAGFGPQDDVVTPLLPLWLGLADSTNSLAIADAQTAVDVLSQNVYGDPSNGITKLYAQLLAAKLNIANGADPADIAQTVGDADSFLGSHDWTAWETIDIEQRRIVLGWKDLLDQYNNGLIGPGHCDSDDDDSDDGDDSDTGDDDSGTGDAGDFGGDESNVGEGIY